A DNA window from Paenibacillus andongensis contains the following coding sequences:
- a CDS encoding alpha/beta hydrolase, whose translation MATLQVNFYSKALRREVTFNALVPLDDFEFPGMPKAEKKPLKALYLLNGYSGSYSDWISFTRIRELSDKHRIAVFMPAGENHFYVDDVDKGSLYGEYIGNELVEFTRKMFPLSERREDTFIGGLSMGGYGAIRNGFKYAEHFSRIIALSSAIITYKIANANPDYNDGIADYKYFTRVFGDLDRLQGSDKDPEALVLGLKEKKSAIPAIYMACGTEDFLLDVNRRFHDFLVSEQVENTYVESQGGHIWDFWNEYIEKALLWAVE comes from the coding sequence ATGGCGACACTGCAGGTTAATTTTTACTCAAAGGCTTTGCGGAGAGAAGTCACGTTCAATGCGCTTGTACCTTTGGACGATTTTGAATTTCCGGGGATGCCGAAAGCGGAGAAGAAGCCGCTTAAAGCGCTCTATTTGTTGAACGGATACTCAGGCAGCTATTCGGATTGGATTAGCTTCACGAGAATTCGGGAGTTGTCCGACAAGCACCGTATTGCGGTTTTTATGCCGGCAGGGGAGAACCACTTTTATGTGGATGATGTTGATAAAGGGTCATTATACGGAGAATACATCGGAAATGAACTGGTGGAGTTTACAAGGAAAATGTTTCCATTGTCGGAGCGAAGAGAAGACACTTTCATCGGCGGTTTATCCATGGGCGGGTACGGAGCCATTCGGAACGGGTTCAAATATGCCGAGCATTTTAGCCGGATCATCGCGTTGTCATCGGCTATTATTACCTATAAAATCGCTAACGCAAATCCCGATTATAATGACGGCATAGCGGATTATAAATATTTTACGAGAGTATTCGGTGATTTGGACCGGCTTCAAGGGAGCGATAAAGATCCGGAGGCTCTGGTCCTGGGCTTGAAAGAGAAGAAGTCGGCAATTCCAGCGATCTATATGGCTTGCGGTACCGAAGATTTTTTGTTGGATGTCAATCGTAGATTTCACGATTTCCTAGTTTCGGAACAGGTTGAGAACACGTATGTGGAAAGCCAGGGAGGACATATCTGGGATTTTTGGAATGAATACATTGAAAAAGCTTTACTGTGGGCGGTGGAATAA
- a CDS encoding PfkB family carbohydrate kinase, with product MFEFEASILFSDKKYDILTVGELLIDMMTTEYDDSDQCDTYRRLFGGSPSNIALNAKKLGLRPLVASSVGDDGFGRFLVEQLQQADIATDLIQRVDDSTSMVVVTKSVATPIPIFYRGADCQLAYTTGLTDAVVNSKIVHFSCWPISRVPSRYTIESVMDTVRKHGTLIGFDPNYHPMIWQKGENGIDYVKSIIGKVDIVKPSEDDAERLFGKASPERYLEHFLELGAKLVILTLGKDGAIVSNGKETIAFDSLATQVVDTTGAGDAFWSGFYAAIVKGYPLKQALSLGFAVSAYKLKYTGAIVDLPHLEVIKGGIAVFYHEDEVRAIDNRCPHLGFPLHLGSVCNGMVTCHWHHARFDICSGGTLDPWADDVPAYDVKVESEAVWVSSRPRNIGNAEKLKHRLREGLEQNIGIVIAKAVIGLVESGVPVDEIVRIGVTFGTSQGNGWGAGLTILTAMRNVLPKLDVSGRILALYHGLVQVARASSGRAPRHLLGALPSSPASTERLMEWYRNCVEVRDTQGAEKVLLTAIAKRATSEQLADMMLISVTDHFYLDGGHTFDFHNKAFEALEDLGDSLTEPILASLVPLLGSPTRSEELHHWQAPVDLVTPLRQAFEKLQQPPTSEQSDQLDEQAFVEQLLSDKAIETVDQLTRLLLGGAAPERLAQLICLAAAERIVRFHTQNEFGDWIAVLHTFTYAHAVHERLRRSKEPLLGRALYYGAMSIYHDRFLNVPRAPKPKPASGRSYAPEELLELMDRRQQVDEAASWVAGYLSEQRDPQVLLSTLGLSLLREDAEFHTFQLYEAAVTEYDHWDTRSDVFAKQAKETCLLACARYLAAHAPSARELPHTAKIAWRLYRGERLFEEE from the coding sequence GTGTTTGAATTCGAGGCTAGTATACTGTTCAGTGATAAGAAGTATGATATTTTGACCGTCGGTGAGCTTCTGATCGATATGATGACAACGGAATATGACGATAGCGATCAATGTGATACGTACCGAAGGCTATTTGGAGGCTCTCCTTCCAATATTGCATTGAATGCAAAAAAATTAGGGCTGCGCCCCCTTGTAGCTTCTTCGGTCGGAGATGACGGATTTGGCAGATTTCTCGTTGAACAGCTACAGCAAGCGGATATTGCTACGGATTTGATTCAGCGTGTCGATGATTCAACGAGCATGGTCGTCGTAACCAAGAGTGTAGCTACGCCGATTCCAATATTTTATCGGGGGGCGGATTGTCAATTAGCTTATACAACTGGGCTGACGGATGCCGTAGTCAACTCCAAAATCGTCCATTTCTCCTGTTGGCCTATATCGAGAGTTCCGTCCCGTTATACGATCGAAAGCGTGATGGACACGGTAAGAAAACACGGTACTTTGATCGGTTTTGACCCTAACTATCATCCGATGATATGGCAAAAGGGCGAGAATGGAATCGACTACGTGAAATCTATCATCGGTAAGGTTGACATTGTGAAACCTTCAGAGGACGACGCAGAGAGACTGTTTGGGAAAGCGTCGCCTGAGCGTTATCTCGAACATTTCTTGGAACTGGGCGCTAAGCTGGTTATTTTGACATTAGGGAAGGATGGCGCTATCGTTTCTAATGGAAAAGAGACGATTGCATTCGACTCTTTGGCTACTCAGGTCGTAGATACCACGGGAGCCGGCGATGCATTTTGGTCGGGATTTTATGCGGCGATCGTCAAAGGTTATCCATTGAAACAGGCTCTTTCTCTGGGATTTGCCGTCAGTGCCTATAAATTGAAGTATACCGGAGCCATCGTGGATTTACCGCATCTCGAGGTTATCAAAGGAGGTATCGCCGTTTTTTACCACGAGGATGAGGTCAGAGCGATAGACAACCGATGTCCTCATCTCGGCTTTCCGCTTCATTTAGGAAGCGTTTGCAACGGCATGGTGACATGTCACTGGCATCATGCTCGCTTCGACATCTGCAGTGGCGGGACGCTGGATCCCTGGGCAGACGACGTGCCCGCTTACGACGTTAAGGTCGAGAGTGAGGCAGTCTGGGTTAGCTCAAGACCAAGGAACATCGGCAATGCCGAGAAGCTTAAGCACCGTTTGCGGGAAGGACTTGAGCAGAACATCGGCATTGTGATCGCCAAGGCGGTCATCGGGTTGGTCGAATCCGGAGTCCCGGTTGATGAAATTGTCCGTATCGGCGTCACGTTCGGTACGTCGCAAGGGAATGGCTGGGGAGCGGGTTTGACCATTTTGACCGCGATGAGAAACGTACTGCCCAAGCTCGATGTATCTGGTCGAATTCTCGCCTTGTACCACGGATTGGTTCAAGTAGCCAGGGCTAGCTCAGGACGTGCTCCCCGTCACCTGCTCGGGGCGCTGCCTTCCTCACCGGCTTCCACGGAAAGACTGATGGAGTGGTATCGCAACTGTGTCGAGGTGCGCGATACCCAAGGCGCGGAAAAGGTATTGCTGACTGCCATAGCCAAGCGAGCTACATCTGAACAATTAGCGGACATGATGCTGATTTCGGTGACAGACCACTTTTATTTGGACGGCGGCCATACTTTTGATTTTCATAATAAAGCATTTGAGGCGCTGGAAGACTTGGGAGATTCACTTACGGAGCCTATCCTCGCTTCGCTTGTACCACTCCTCGGATCGCCAACCCGCAGCGAAGAACTTCATCATTGGCAGGCGCCGGTCGATCTCGTTACTCCGCTTCGGCAGGCTTTCGAAAAGTTACAGCAACCTCCAACTTCGGAACAATCCGACCAGCTTGATGAACAAGCTTTTGTGGAACAATTGCTCAGTGATAAGGCGATTGAGACGGTCGATCAGTTAACCAGGCTTTTGCTAGGAGGAGCGGCACCCGAACGGCTGGCCCAACTGATCTGCCTGGCTGCGGCCGAAAGGATCGTGCGGTTTCACACCCAAAACGAGTTCGGCGATTGGATAGCCGTGCTGCATACCTTTACCTACGCTCACGCGGTACACGAACGGCTGCGCCGCTCCAAGGAGCCGCTTCTGGGTAGGGCGCTCTATTATGGGGCGATGTCCATCTACCATGATCGTTTTCTTAATGTGCCGCGGGCACCGAAGCCCAAACCCGCTAGCGGCCGCAGCTACGCACCGGAGGAGCTGCTTGAGCTTATGGACCGCAGGCAGCAGGTGGATGAGGCCGCGAGTTGGGTAGCGGGATACCTTAGCGAACAGCGGGACCCTCAGGTTCTGCTCAGCACACTGGGTCTCAGTCTGCTTCGCGAGGACGCCGAATTTCACACATTTCAGCTTTATGAGGCTGCCGTCACCGAATATGATCATTGGGATACGCGTTCCGATGTATTTGCAAAGCAGGCTAAGGAGACTTGCCTGCTCGCCTGTGCCCGATATTTGGCGGCCCACGCCCCAAGTGCGCGGGAGCTGCCGCATACGGCTAAGATTGCTTGGCGTTTGTACCGCGGTGAAAGACTGTTCGAGGAAGAGTAG
- a CDS encoding ABC transporter permease, producing the protein MEKPIKKNSKQASNTLPLLLIAAPGLLYLLINNYIPMFGVFIAFKDVDFAKGIFGSDWVGLKNFEFLFRTSDALIMTRNTILYNVAFIILGTIVSIFIAILMAELLSKFYSKFFQSGLILPNLVSMVVVSFLVFAYLNADSGFINHTILEPLGISAINWYSEPKYWPFILVIIQLWKTAGYGSIVYFGFIAGIDKSIYEAAKIDGAGKLRQISMITLPLLTPTIIILGLMSVGRIFNSDFGLFYQVPLNAGALYSTTQTIDTYVYRALMQVNDIGMSAAAGLYQSLVGFILVIVVNGIVRKVNSDNALF; encoded by the coding sequence ATGGAGAAGCCAATAAAGAAAAACAGCAAGCAAGCAAGCAATACGCTGCCGCTTTTACTAATTGCGGCTCCCGGTTTGCTATATTTGTTGATCAATAACTATATTCCGATGTTTGGGGTATTTATCGCTTTTAAAGATGTTGATTTTGCCAAAGGCATATTCGGAAGCGATTGGGTCGGATTGAAAAATTTCGAGTTTTTATTTCGGACTTCCGATGCGTTGATCATGACAAGAAATACGATTCTGTACAATGTTGCATTTATCATTCTCGGCACCATTGTTTCTATATTCATCGCGATTCTGATGGCGGAGCTGTTGAGTAAGTTTTACTCGAAGTTTTTCCAGTCTGGTTTGATTCTTCCGAACCTGGTATCGATGGTCGTCGTATCTTTTCTCGTATTTGCTTACTTGAATGCCGATAGCGGATTTATCAACCATACAATTCTAGAACCGCTTGGCATATCGGCTATTAATTGGTATTCGGAGCCTAAATATTGGCCGTTCATCCTTGTGATCATACAGCTTTGGAAGACGGCGGGATACGGTTCTATCGTATATTTCGGATTTATTGCAGGAATCGATAAAAGTATTTATGAAGCCGCTAAAATTGACGGTGCAGGCAAACTTAGACAAATTTCTATGATTACCTTGCCTTTGCTGACGCCAACCATTATCATACTGGGCTTAATGTCTGTAGGAAGAATCTTCAATTCCGATTTCGGACTCTTTTATCAAGTGCCATTAAATGCGGGGGCTTTATACAGCACGACACAAACCATCGATACTTATGTGTATCGTGCTCTCATGCAAGTTAACGATATTGGGATGTCGGCTGCTGCTGGTCTGTACCAGTCACTGGTAGGCTTTATTCTAGTCATAGTAGTCAATGGTATTGTAAGGAAAGTAAATTCCGACAATGCACTGTTTTAG
- a CDS encoding carbohydrate ABC transporter permease yields the protein MTSLQSRGERAFTIFSAAAMTLLTIFAFLPFILMLLASFTDEKTLIRDGYSYFPNKMSADAYVYLFSNVSTFARAYGVSIFVTVVGTVISLAITAMLAYPMSRKDFKYHNVLAFLVFFTMLFNGGIVPSYMMWTKVFSIKDTLAALIIPNLLMNGFNVLLVRNFYKHNVPAALIESAQIDGASEIRTFYSIMLPLSIPVMATVGLFTGLAYWNDWINALYFVTKPQYYGIQNLLIRLMNNIQFLKSSQASSLLGAGAANLPTTAVRMAMGIIGIVPILIVLPFLQKYLTKGVVVGAVKG from the coding sequence ATGACAAGTTTACAATCAAGAGGAGAACGGGCATTTACGATATTCTCTGCAGCAGCTATGACCCTGTTGACCATATTTGCTTTCTTGCCTTTTATTCTGATGCTGCTGGCATCGTTTACCGATGAAAAGACGCTTATTAGAGACGGATATAGCTATTTCCCGAACAAAATGAGCGCCGATGCCTACGTATACTTGTTCAGCAATGTGTCAACCTTTGCGCGGGCATACGGAGTGTCGATTTTTGTGACTGTTGTCGGAACCGTCATCAGCCTCGCCATCACGGCCATGCTTGCCTATCCCATGTCGCGGAAAGATTTCAAGTATCATAATGTCCTTGCATTTCTTGTATTTTTCACCATGTTATTTAACGGAGGCATAGTCCCTTCCTACATGATGTGGACCAAAGTGTTTTCGATTAAGGATACGTTAGCCGCATTGATCATACCGAATTTGCTCATGAATGGATTCAATGTTCTGCTGGTAAGGAACTTCTATAAGCATAATGTACCTGCCGCCCTCATCGAATCGGCTCAAATCGATGGGGCTAGCGAAATAAGAACGTTCTATAGCATTATGCTGCCGCTTTCGATTCCGGTTATGGCAACAGTCGGTTTGTTTACGGGACTTGCCTACTGGAACGATTGGATTAATGCCTTATACTTTGTCACGAAACCTCAGTATTATGGCATTCAGAATTTGTTGATCCGTCTGATGAATAATATCCAATTTTTAAAATCGAGCCAGGCGAGCAGCTTGCTGGGAGCTGGTGCAGCCAATCTTCCAACTACGGCGGTACGGATGGCCATGGGTATTATCGGAATCGTGCCGATCTTGATCGTACTGCCTTTTCTGCAGAAATATCTCACGAAGGGCGTCGTTGTCGGTGCCGTAAAAGGTTAA
- a CDS encoding Nif3-like dinuclear metal center hexameric protein codes for MNVQQVIDAIITDSCGTFRLEKTGDVLVSGSPYTEVTGIVTTFMATIDVIHQAIACGANMIITHEPTFYTGIDETDWLQEDPVYIVKRKLLEHHRIAVWRYHDYMHMAKTDRIYDGLLKEIGWEDKLLEKHPPHTYQIDEVTLKELAAFFKYKLGMNVLQIVGNPEMKCSRVGILVGGGSLGLGREQMPMELMRDKNLDVIVCGEIVEWTLCAYVNDARMLGLNKAMIVVGHERSEEWGMKFMAEWLKPLAGGLPVTFVDAKEPFLYL; via the coding sequence ATGAATGTTCAACAGGTCATAGATGCGATTATTACGGATTCTTGCGGCACTTTCAGACTGGAAAAAACCGGCGATGTACTTGTGTCCGGAAGTCCGTATACAGAAGTAACCGGTATTGTAACGACGTTTATGGCAACTATCGATGTGATTCATCAGGCTATCGCTTGCGGGGCTAATATGATCATTACACACGAGCCTACCTTTTATACGGGGATAGACGAAACGGACTGGCTTCAGGAGGATCCTGTATATATAGTAAAGCGTAAATTATTAGAGCATCACCGGATTGCAGTCTGGCGCTATCACGATTACATGCATATGGCCAAGACTGACCGAATCTACGATGGACTGCTTAAGGAGATCGGATGGGAAGACAAATTGCTGGAAAAGCATCCGCCGCACACCTACCAAATTGATGAGGTCACTTTGAAAGAATTGGCCGCCTTTTTTAAATACAAATTGGGAATGAATGTTCTGCAAATCGTGGGCAATCCCGAGATGAAGTGTTCCAGAGTCGGAATTTTGGTAGGCGGAGGCAGTTTAGGTCTTGGGAGAGAGCAAATGCCGATGGAACTGATGCGAGATAAGAACCTGGATGTCATCGTCTGCGGTGAAATCGTGGAATGGACGCTTTGCGCTTATGTCAACGACGCCCGCATGCTCGGACTGAATAAGGCCATGATCGTCGTAGGACATGAGCGGAGCGAGGAATGGGGAATGAAGTTTATGGCCGAATGGCTGAAGCCGTTGGCCGGCGGACTCCCGGTTACTTTTGTCGATGCGAAGGAGCCGTTTCTTTACTTGTAA
- a CDS encoding ABC transporter substrate-binding protein — translation MIRTRGILASVMSVTLFGTVLTACSTGTDKSTESTGSKSGGTSSKMEKVVIALPSFNKIPDDMSSINEAINKITTKKINVQVDFKVYGPADYGQKVNLALQSGEQLDLFTSPGQFPSYAAKKQVYPLEDLISKYGQETKAILDKDFGDGLLRATTMNGHIYGIPANKGMSVPLNIVYNADLLKETGFTADDMKSVNDLPKVFDAIMKKHTDVVPFAPINVNPSDTNLVRLLRGTNDIDLLTDESGVGVVVGNSNKVVNLYETDVFKNGVNMMRDWYNKGYLQKDAATTSTNYADLVSSGRGFSTLGGYSGLEAGKAVSAQTGKNIAMKRIAPFYFDTQAVDFVVWMMSSTTKVPDAAMKVLNLTYTDKDLLNTMLYGVEGRDYVKVDDHHVKYPDGKDAASVPYTAQLSSGILGSESLQYLFEGADWKDTELKLKENKETKRSPYFGFIFDQSSVKTELSAVNNVVNQYIPGLVTGVLDPETTITKFVKALNDAGAQTIIQKKQEQLDKWIAEQKK, via the coding sequence ATGATAAGGACAAGGGGTATCTTAGCATCAGTCATGTCTGTAACACTATTCGGCACCGTCTTGACAGCTTGCTCGACCGGGACTGACAAATCGACCGAATCAACCGGTTCTAAGTCGGGCGGGACCAGCAGCAAGATGGAAAAAGTTGTTATAGCGTTGCCGTCATTCAATAAAATTCCCGATGATATGAGCAGCATTAACGAGGCGATCAACAAAATTACAACTAAGAAGATTAATGTGCAAGTAGACTTTAAAGTGTACGGACCTGCAGACTACGGTCAAAAAGTAAATTTGGCGCTTCAAAGCGGCGAACAACTGGATCTGTTCACCAGTCCGGGGCAGTTCCCGAGCTATGCCGCTAAAAAACAGGTTTATCCGCTGGAGGATTTGATCAGTAAATACGGTCAGGAAACAAAAGCGATACTGGACAAAGACTTCGGTGATGGTTTGCTGAGAGCAACAACGATGAACGGTCATATTTATGGCATTCCCGCCAATAAAGGAATGTCGGTTCCGCTGAATATTGTATATAACGCCGATTTACTGAAAGAAACCGGTTTTACGGCTGATGATATGAAGTCGGTCAACGATTTGCCGAAAGTGTTCGACGCCATAATGAAAAAGCACACGGATGTCGTGCCTTTTGCGCCGATTAATGTCAATCCAAGCGATACGAATCTAGTTAGACTGTTAAGAGGAACGAATGACATCGATCTGTTAACGGATGAGTCAGGGGTCGGGGTCGTTGTTGGCAATAGCAATAAAGTAGTCAATCTTTATGAGACGGATGTGTTCAAAAACGGCGTTAACATGATGAGAGATTGGTACAACAAAGGCTATTTGCAAAAAGATGCGGCGACAACGTCAACCAATTATGCCGATTTAGTTTCGTCGGGGCGCGGATTCTCCACGCTAGGCGGTTATAGCGGTTTGGAAGCCGGCAAAGCAGTAAGCGCACAGACCGGTAAGAATATCGCCATGAAACGAATTGCTCCGTTCTATTTTGATACACAAGCTGTGGATTTCGTTGTGTGGATGATGTCGAGTACAACCAAAGTACCTGATGCTGCCATGAAAGTTTTGAACTTGACTTATACGGATAAAGATCTGTTAAATACGATGCTCTATGGAGTCGAAGGCCGGGACTATGTCAAAGTGGACGATCATCACGTTAAATATCCGGATGGTAAGGATGCTGCAAGCGTACCGTATACTGCGCAGCTATCCTCCGGTATTCTCGGCTCCGAGTCGCTTCAATATCTGTTCGAAGGCGCGGATTGGAAGGATACCGAACTGAAACTGAAAGAAAACAAAGAAACGAAAAGATCGCCGTACTTCGGATTCATCTTCGACCAATCATCCGTAAAAACGGAGTTAAGTGCAGTAAACAATGTGGTTAACCAATACATTCCTGGTTTGGTCACTGGCGTGCTGGATCCTGAAACGACGATTACTAAATTTGTAAAAGCATTGAATGATGCCGGTGCTCAAACCATCATTCAGAAAAAGCAGGAGCAACTGGACAAATGGATCGCTGAGCAGAAAAAATAA